CAGTAACGGTCCAGGTCTTATCAGCATTTTGTTTTAAGTCACGCACTTCGGTAGACAGTTGCAGTTGGAAATTGTCTTTAGTCTGCAAACCTGCCACTAGTTGGCGAGTGATTTCACCGTAGTTCACATCAGTACCGATGACTGAGCGAGTTGCCGCTACCTTTTGCTTAGGATCGCGACCTTCCATAATTAACGGTGCCCACTTACGGATCTGCTCATGATCTTCTGAGTAATCCATGCTCTGAAACAGCGTGTTCTTTTGCAGTTCAGCATAACGGGCGCGGAGAAAGTTGACGTTAGTATCACCCCAGACAAAGCTCATGTGGTTTACGCTGCGGATGAAAGATTCAGGATCATGCATCACACCATTGGCGACCTGATAAGCCCAGAATTGGCGACTGATCTGAAACGCTTCGTTGACCTTAATGGCTTTGCTTACGTTGATACTGCCATCTGGCATTTGTGGTGTGTAGTTCAGTTCCATCAACGCTGAATGGCCCGTGCCGGCGTTGTTCCAGCCGTTGGAGCTTTCTTTGGCGACACCGTCCAAGCGCTCGACCATGGTGATATTCCACTCTGGTTCCAGCTCCTGCAGGTATGTGCCCAGCGTTGCGCTCATAATGCCACCACCGATCAGTAGCACATCAACAGGTTTATCCTGCGTCTGTGCGCTGACTGGCAGATTAAAAGTTAAGCTCACCAGTGAGGCAAGCAGAATGACAGCAATCTTTCTCATGGATATTTAGCTCTGTGATTGTGAGTTGGAGCAAAAGAGAGACACTACTCATGGATCAGGTATCTCCCCAAAATCCCCGATAGGGACAGACTAGTTATGGCTGTGAGTGTGATACACATACCAAACATTGAAAAAACGTGCGTAAGTTAACAGTTTTTAATGGTGGCTTATAGGTTTCGATACTAATGAAACTTAAGGCCGTTAAGTCAGTGAGTTTAATGGCGTAAAGCATTAAGACGCAGGTGGTTATGCGGGACTTTTATACGAAAAACAGCTGCAAAAAAATGAAATCAACGGCTAAATAATCAGGTAAGCATAAGTGCTGACGAGGATGGCAAAGAGTTGCTGGTCAGTACCAGCAACTCTTACATAGGCTAGAGTGCGATATCTGCCATGTTGTTCGCAGGCAGCATAAAGCTATGGTCTGGCTCAGGGATATTGATCACTGAACACGGTGCCTGTCGACGTAACTGCAACAGTTGGCTGGTGTATGCCAGTTCGTGCTCTATGGCTTCGATATCACCGTCCAGACGTTTGCCATAGGAGGGAATAATCTGTTGCAGTTTGCTTTGCCATTCAAGGCTGGCAACGCGCTCTGGAAAAACTTTTTTCAAGAGTTGCAACATAATTGGGGCCGCAGTGGAGGCACCGGGCGATGCCCCCAGCAGCGCTGCAATTGTGCCAAGTTCATCGCTGACGACTTCGGTCCCCAGGCGTAAAACACCGCCTTTGTGCGGGTCACGTTTAATGATCTGTACCCGTTGCCCGGCAGTCCACAATTTCCAGTCAGCTTTTACTGCATCGGGATAGTATTGCTTAAGTGCTTCGTAACGATCATCTTCGGACAAACGGACTTGGTTGATGAGATATTTTACCAGATCGAAATTGTCTAATCCGACCCGGATCATCGGCATCAGGTTAGATTTATTAGTAGATTTCAATAGATCCAGCAACGAACCGTTTTTGAGAAAGCGTGTAGAGAAGGTGGCAAAAGGCCCAAACAGCAACACTTTTTTACCTTCCAATACTCGGGTATCAAGATGGGGTACCGACATTGGCGGCGCGCCCACTTCCGCACGGCCATAAACCTTGGCCGAATGCAGTTTTACCACGTCTTCGTTTTCAGTCACTAAAAATTGACCACCGACAGGGAAACCTGCGTAGTCTTTGGCCTGCGGAATGCCTGATTTCTGCAGTAAACGTAAAGCGGCGCCGCCAGCGCCAATAAACACAAAGCGGGCGCGAATTTTACGTTTGTTGGCGTGGTCTTTGGTGTCTGCAACTGTGACCGTCCAGCTGTTATCACTGTTACGTTGCAAATCGCGCACTTCAGTATTCAGCTGTAGATCGAAATTCGGTTTCTTCTGCAATGAGGCAATTAACTGACGTGTGATTTCACCAAAGTTAACATCCGTGCCGTTATCAGTGCGGGTTGCCGCAACTTTCTGACTGGGATCCCTGCCGTGCATAACCAAGGGTGCCCATTTACGGATCTGCTCATGATCCTCAGAGTACTCCATTCCTGAAAATAAAGTACTGGACTGCAGTGCCTGGTAGCGGGCACGCAAGAAATTCACATTCGTGTCTCCCCAGACGAAGCTGATATGCGCTTCACTGTTGATGAACGTATGCGGCTTCTGCAGCACATTCTGGCTTACTTGATAGGCCCAAAACTGACGAGATATCTGAAAGGCTTCGTTGATATCGATAGCTTTCTGGATATTGACAGTACCATCAGCTTGCTGCGGTGTGTAATTCAGTTCCATCAGAGCCGAGTGACCGGTACCAGCATTATTCCAGCCATTGGAACTTTCTTTTGCAACGCCATCAAGGCGCTCAATCATGGTCATTGACCAATTAGGTTCCAGAGTCTGCAGAAAGGTACCCAGGGTGGCACTCATGATGCCGCCGCCGATTAGTAATACATCGACGGGGGTCTCCTCAGTGGCATTAGCCTTGGAGGGGGCTCCGGAACTTACCAAAGGGGTAAGTAGCATTACGGCGATCTATCTCATACTTCCAAGAATAGGTGGCAGGATTCTTTACCTTTCGAAACTTTCTGTCAAGATGCCGAAAAACCAGATAACTCTATAGAGTTACACAGAAAAACATGCTAACTGATGCGCAAATTTTTGGGAAAAAAACGATGTTCAGCATGAAAAAAAGTCGCTTGAAACGATGCTGTCGTTTGCCATGTTTATGCGTTATCTGTGCATCTTAATTTGCGGAAATACACTAACTTAATAGGTGATATAGATCACTTTTTTATCGACTTGTTAGCGCTATGTCGTATTAGAAAGTTGATGCTTTTATGGACTTTGTTGTTCAGAACACGATCTCGCTTAATTGTTCGGTTTTTGGTCTATTGGTAATACCAAGAAATTTACATTTCTTTACAAATTTATTGCTGAAAAATTGGCAGCTTCGCTGTTGCCTGTTCTTAATTCACTTAGGATGAATGTAAGGTCATCTTGACCCACAGGGAAGTCGTCTTATGTAATGGGTAGCTAAATCGTTGACAATAGCAGTGTTGGTCGTGGCAGTGATGTTGTCATTGCATCGATATGACACGCCACTGACAACTAAACATCAAACCGATAAGCAGCTAGCGTCTGCCTTGCAGCGTCAACGGGCACTATATCAGCAGCTTATTGGCATGTTCCGCGAGGACAGCCCTTTATCATCAATAAATCCGCAATTTATGGAACCTGATGCGGCAGTCAATGTATCGCGTTGGCAGCAGTATCGTCAGCTATTTACCCTGTTGTCATTAGATGGGGGAATGCGTGAATGGGGACGGGGCGGGGTCATGTTTATCCAGTCGGTGATGACCATCGCCGGCACTACCAGCACCAAGGGGTATGTATATCGTCCGCAAAATCCATTACCCCAATACGCCGACTTAGATAAAGCGGCGGTAGACCTTCCCGATAATACCGTTGCCTATCATAAAGTCGATGAAAATTGGTATCTGTTTTATCTGAAAAGCCATTAGCCTGTTGCTAAATGAGTTAAGTTTTTGAGTTGCCAATTATGTTAATGGTAAAGAGAACATACCATTTTATCCAAAGTGGTATCGGTTAAAGCCGCCAAGGAGCGCATGATGAAAACATCAAACACGCAAACAATCGCAGGATATCGTGTAACCGAAACCTTAGGGGTGGTAACGGGTAATGTGGTGCGTAGTAAGCACATCGGTCGCGACATTATGGCCGGATTGAAGACCCTCATTGGTGGTGAGATCGTCGGTTATACTGAAATGCTGGCAGAGGCGCGTGAGGAGGCGATGTTGCGCATGTTGGCTCAAGCTGAGAATTTACACGCTGACGCTGTGGTGAATGTGCGTTTTACCACCAGTGCCATCGCACAGGGGATGTCTGAAATGATGGCTTATGGCACGGCAGTAAAACTCGGTATTGAGGGCTGAACTAGTGGTTAGTGCGGTGGACTGGCATTACTTTCTATACTGGCGTTTTGCGCGATAATAATGTGCCGCCAGCATCTTTCGGTAATGTTAGAAAGTCAATCATGGCTAACATCGATAAACCACAGATAAACCATAGTGCTACCCGGAAATCTGCCGCGGTAGCCACGCTACTGCTACTGCCATGTATCATCGCGGCGATCGCTAGCGCTAACGCGCCCACAGCAATGCCTGTGCCGATATTCATCTGCACTAATATCGCTTGTAATGTATTGGCATCACGCATTTTCGCGTTCGGGACATCGGCAAATCCGAGGGTGTTTATGGCGGTAAAGTGCATCGAACGGTTCATGCCGCTGATAAATAGCACTACTGTCATTAACCATTCTGGCGTTGCTTTCGTGAACATGGCCATTGCTGCAAAACCCGCGGACACCAACAGTCCGTTGACGAGCAGTACCTTCTTAAAACCATAACGATTGAGGATCCACGTCGTAAAGGTTTTCATGCACAAGTTGCCGGCAAACAACCACAATAGCAGCGTGCCTGCTTTCACTGCACTGAATCCAAATCCTAGCTGAAACATCAGCGGCAGCAAAAAAGGGGCAGAGGCAATCGCTATTCTGAACACTGACCCACCAATTACTGATATGCGAAACGTGGCAATTTGCAATGGGTCAAGATTAAACAGCGGGTTCTGGCAATGCCGTAGGTAATAGGTGGTTACCGCCAGCAGTAAAATCCCCGCGATTAATAGCATCATTGACAGCTGGCTGCTGACATCATTACGGCTACAGGCTTCTATACCAGCCATAAACATACCAAATCCACTACCGCTTAAAATAAAGCCCCATGTATCAAAGGCCATCGGATGATTTTCGAGTGTGGGTATTAAACGCCAAGAGGCGACCAGCGCTATCAATCCGAGCGGTAAATTTAATAGAAAGATCCAATGCCAGCTCCAGTGAGTGGCAATCCAACCTCCCAGCACGGGTCCTAATAATGGTGCCACCAGAGCTGGCCAAGTGAGTATGGCAATGGCATGGACCATACGCTGCTTAGGCATATCCCTGAGAACCACCAAGCGTCCTACCGGGACCATCATAGCGCCGCCAATCCCCTGCAAAATTCTTGCAAGCGTAAATTGCCCCAGGTTATGGCTGGCCGCACATAGTATTGATGCCAGGGTAAAGATACTGATTGCCAACATAAAAATACGTCTGGCACCGAAACGATCTGCTGCCCAACCACTCACAGGGATAAAGATTGTCAACGCTACCAGATACGCTGACACACCCACTGAAAGATGGGCAGCAGCAGCGCCAAAATCTCTTGCAATAGCAGGAAGTGCGGTAGTGATTACCGTGGCGTCCAGCATCTCCATAAACATAGTGCCGGCCACCAGTAAGGCGGTGGCCGTCCGTCGATCACACATGAACAAAGTTAATTACCTGCGACTGTCAATTGACTTAACTCTGCTGGTGATAACGGTAATGCCATTGCTTTGGCAAAACTCTTGACGTGGCTGGTTTTGGTGGCACTGGCAATCGGTGCGGTTACGCCATCAGCGGCAATCAACCAGGCCAGAGCGACTTCTGCAGGGGTTGCACCATGCTGTGCTGACACCTCATCCAATGTGGTCAGAATACGCGAACCTTTTTCATTTAAATATTTGCTAATGCCGCTGCCGCGAGCACTTTTACCTAAGTCAGCTGCGCTACGATATTTTCCAGACAAAAAGCCAGATGCCAAACTGTAATAGGTCACCACACCAATATTTTCGCGCATACATAAGGCTTGCAACGGCCCTTCGAAACTGCCGCGGTCATACAGATTATATTCGGGCTGTAACACTTGATAGCTGGGCAGATGTTGCGCTTTTGCAATATCCAAGGAAGCCTGCAGCTGATCTGCATTAAGGTTAGATGCACCCACTGAACGAATTTTTCCAGCTTTAAGCAGTTTATCGTAAGCTCCAAGCGTTTCAGCATAACCGACTGTCGGGTCTGGCCAGTGGGAGAAATACAGGTCAATGTAATCTGTTTGTAGACGCTTAAGTGAATCTTCAACCGCCTTAACAATCCAGGTAGCTGACAGACCTTTGTGGCCTGGATGTCCCATATCAGAGCCAACTTTGGTGAAAATTTTCAGTTTATCGCGCATCCCCGGATGAGCTTTCAGCCAACGACCAATGATAGTTTCTGACTCGCCACCTTGGTTATTGGGGGCCCAGGCAGAATAAACGTCTGCGGTGTCGATCGCATCAAAACCTGCGTCTACGAAAGCATCAAGAATCGCAATGCTGGTCTTTTCATCTATGGTCCAGCCAAATACGTTACCGCCAAACACCAGCGGCACAATATTGATTCCGGTAGCACCTAAAGCCACTTTTTTCATCATTTATCTCCTTAACTCGATGAGTTGGAGCGGTTCTGGATAACATGTCCGCGAGAAACTCAATAATCAGACTGATCGACATCTCATTAATGGCCATACCACAATGAAATCTGGTCTGTCTTATTAGGAGCCTACTTCAATCGCATCTCAGTGACGGCTCAGACACGTCTGCAGCGCTTTAAGTCGACGCTGGGCGAGCGATTTGTCTTGGGTTATTGTCATACGCTAAACAATGTCATCGACAACACCACCATCCACACGTAATGCCGCGCCACAGGTGGCTGAGGCTAAGGTCGAGCAAACGTATACCACCATATTGGCAACTTCTTCAACGCTGGCAGCCCGTTGAATGATGGAACTGGGTCGATGAGCCATAACAAACTCTGTGGCAAGTGTGTCTATGGACTTTCCAGTTCGGGCCACTTCTTCTGCCATCATGTGTTCGAAACCATCAGAAATGGTGGGGCCAGGAAGCACACTGTTTACTGTGACGCCGCTGCCTGCTACCCGTTTTGCCAGTCCCCGAGCTAGCGCGAGCTGAGCGGTTTTTGACACCCCATAATGCACCATATCGGCAGGGATATTGAGAGCGGATTCTGAAGAGATAAATACCACCCGGCCCCAACCTTGTTGTTGCATAGTTGGCAGATAAGCCCGAGACAAACGTACTCCGGACATCACATTGGTTTGCCAATATTGCTCCCAGGTAGCATCATTGGTTTCAAAGAAATCGTCTGGCCCATAAATCCCGGCGTTGTTAACCAGAATGTCGACCTTGGGCACCTTGTTCACTAATTTTTCGCAGCCATCAGCGGTCGCAAGGTCAGCCGCGACTATTTTAATTTGTGCATTGGGATAGCTTTTTAGCAGGGTATTGCGGGCGGCATTCAAGGTGGCGTCACTGCGACCATTAAGAACAACGGCTGCGCCAGATCCCGCCAACCCTTTGGCAATCGCAAAACCTATACCACTGCTGGAGGCTGTCACCAACGCAGATTTTCCTTCTAATCGGATCTCCATCTTTTATTCCTCTACGTTTATCTGATTATGGTCATTGTAGTTTTGCTACTCACTTGATTAAATGGACACAATCTGAATTCATACTTTCCTAAAGGTTAATAATGGATGGATTAGATGATTTACCAGCACTTAGAGTGTTTGAACGAGTAGTAAGTTTAGGCAGTTTAACTGCGGCGGCGGCAGCGCTGGGATTATCGTTGGCGGCCACCTCAAAGCGGCTGACGAATCTCGAAAAGCGTAGTGGGCTGCAACTGGTGCATCGCAGTACCCGCCGACTTTCAGTAACCCCGGAAGGACAAACGTTATATCAGTACGCAAAACGCATTCTGACTGAGTTACAACAGGCACAGGAAGCCTTGTTAGAACAACAACAGCTTATCTCTGGTAGCCTGCGGATCACTGCCCCCAACAGCTTCGGTCATCGGCATTTGCTACCTTTGATGGGAGAATTTAGTCAAAGCTATCCGCACATTATGTTGCAGCTGGTATTGAGTGATGATGTGAAAGATATGCTGGCAGAACGTTTGGATATCGCGGTGCGCTATGGGACTTTGCCGGATTCGCGCCTGGTTGCCAGAAGGTTGCTCTCGAACAGCCGAATCCTCTGCGCATCCCCTGAGTATGTCAGACAGTTTGGCGTACCCGAAACCCTGGCAGAATTAGTGCAACATCGTTGCATAGTCATTGGTACCCACCGCGACACTGAATGGCGTTTTAATGCTGGTAGTGTTCATGTTTCTGGACATATTTTATGTAACGATGGCGAAGCATGTCATGCGCTGGCACTCAGAGGGTTAGGCATCGTCATGAAGTCATATTGGGATGTCGCGGATGATTTACGCACTGGCCATTTGTTACAACTTTTGCCGCAACTGGCGGTTGCTGACGCGCCGATTAGCCTTGTTTATCCTCGAAGTCAGGATCTGGCACCGCGAGTGAAAGTTTTTATGGATTTTATACAGGAGGCCATGGCTCGGTTAGAGTCTCGTGTAAAGTCGCCCGCAGTATCAACAATCTAAGTCGCCTATTTAAAGCCCTATTTGGCAAAATCTTTACTGCAAAAATTAAGTCACGGATATATCTTGTTACCCAGAAAAATTGATACCAAGAAAGTTGGGGATAGCGGAAGTCACAGTGTAATACAGGCGACCGTATGAAACGTAGAAAATACTCAGTAAATAGCATATGTCAAAAATGATTGATTTTAATGAGTTTTTTCTAATGTCTTTAGGAGCAAAATTTATTTTATGGACACATAATATAAACTGCATGTAAGTATAATTAATTAAATTTTGCTGCTAAATTCAAAAATACATTTATTTTTATGAGATAATTAATCCCGCAAAAAATTTATTTATAAAATTTTTTACAGCGATTTTTTCTTTTATAATTTTGAAATTTAATCAAGCATTAAATATTTTTTTTGATATTGAATAAAAATGCTGTAGTGCAATGTAGTAACTACTGATTTTTACTCTATAAAATTCGCTATCTACATTTTTATTAATTGATTTTAATGAATATTTCAACATGACTTCTCTTTTTTGATTACTGGTCTGCACCTGTTTTAAATTCTGCTTATATAATAACCTTTCGCAAAAATGACATAATTAATATCATTATTTGAAATGAATGAAAATTTATCTCAATGGCGACTAAAATCCTAGATCTTCAACTTGTTCGGGAGTAAGGTAAGAACCGTTTTTTAATGATTTCGAAGGTGATGAAATCATTCTCCGTGAAATACGGAGATGTATCAGGAGGTTTTATATATGAGCTATGCAACAGTTAACCCTTATACTGGTGAACTAGTTAAAAAATTCCCAGACGCAACAGATGAACAGGTTGAGCAGGCACTGACTGATGCTCATACCGCGTTTTTGAACTGGCGTGAAACATCATTTGCCCATCGCGGTGAGATCCTGCAGCGTGCTGCTAAAATTTTGCGTGATAATAAACGTAAGTATGCAGAAGTACTGACCTTAGAAATGGGTAAAGTCATCGGCGAAGCCGAGGCTGAAGTGGAGCTGTCTGCCCAGATCCTCGAATATTATGTGAAATATGCTGAAAAGCTGCTGGCTCCGGAAAAATTACCAGTGGCGGACCCAGCAGAAGGTAATGCAACTTTGGTGCATGAACCTCTGGGTACCATTCTGGCTATCGAACCTTGGAACTTCCCTTATTACCAGATCGCCCGTATCTTGGCGCCTCAATTGTCTGCCGGTAATACGGTCATTCTGAAACACGCTTCAAATGTACCTCAGGCCGCCGCAGCGTTTGAAAGTCTGATGCGAGATGCTGGCTTACCTCATGGAGCCTTCCAAAATCTCTACGCTACCCGTTCTCAGATTGAAAAAATTATCAATGATCCACGTGTACATGGTGTGGCATTGACTGGATCTGAAGGTGCTGGTGCAATAGTTGCTGCGCAGGCCGGTAAAGCAATGAAAAAATCCACTCTGGAACTGGGCGGTGCTGATGCGTTCGTCGTTCTGGAAGATGCCGATATGCCAAAAACCGTTAAATGGGCCGTGTTTGGTCGTCATTGGAATGGTGGTCAAGTGTGCGTATCGTCTAAGCGAATGATTATCGTAAATAAAGTATATGATCAGTTCTTGAGTCAATATACTGAAGGCGTAGCCGGTTTGAAGGCGGGTGATCCGATGGACCCAACAACAACACTGGCACCTTTGTCCTCCCAGTCTGCTGCCGATGAAGTGAAAGAAAAAATTCGTCAGGCAGTCGCTCAGGGGGCAACCGCAACAGAGGTCGGCCCTAAAGTGCCAGAATCCGGAGCATTTGTGCAGCCCACCATTCTGACTAACGTAACTCCCGATAACCCAGCGTTCTACTGGGAGTTCTTCGGCCCTGTATCAATGATCCTGCGCGCTAAAGATGAAGATGATGCAGTGCGCATCGCCAATGATTCACCATTTGGTTTGGGCGGTTCAGTCTTTACCTCCGATCTGAAACGTGGTGAAAAGGTTGCCCATCGTATCTCTACTGGTATGGTATTTGTGAATCACCCAACCATGGTGAAAGCTGATTTACCGTTCGGTGGTATTCGTAATTCAGGTTATGGTCGTGAATTGTTAGGACTGGGTCTGAAAGAGTTCGTGAACCATAAATTGGTAGATGTAGTCGATATCGACGCCCCATTCTAGTGATGGACGATATTGCAGAAGGGTGGCTAAAGGCCACCCTTTTTTATGCTAGTTGTTGTTACAAAATCGATTATCGGCCGTGGCTATTTTCTTGGCATTTTCAAACCAGCCGAAACGTGCACCTGCGCGTTGATCAAATTCACCTACGTACGGTTTGATATCCAGTACTGGCGTGCCATCTAAAAGATCCAAATTACGAATGTGCAATATGTTGTTGTCAATGGACAATAGCTCAACCACAGACAGGCCAATAGGGTTTGGACGACGCGGTGAACGGGTGGCAAACAGTCCTCGCTGATTGTCATCAAGGTACGGCGTTACCTTCATCTGGAAACCGTTACATTGATGCAAGTGACACAACAGCACGATATGAGAAAATCCTTGCAGGTCTTCCAGTCCTTCGAGGAACTGAGGTAAAAGTTCGATATGTCCTTCTGCATTATTAGCGCGAGAAGGTTGCACTGGGGTGCCAGCTTGCTGAAGAAATGGGCTATGAATGATGCCTATGGGAGAATACTCAATTTTCATCCGAAAAATCCTAATGGTGGCGCGGAGAAGCTAAACGTCATCATCATGGTAATTTTTCTCCGGAACAACCGACTACATCACAAGTTATCAGGAATCATCAGTCTAATGCGAGCCATAGGCCCACAGCTATCATTAATGCCCCTGATACTCGATTCATCCAACGGATATTGTTACCGCGACTGAGAAACAGACGTAACCCTTTACCGCCGCTGGCATAGGCCATTAAACAACCAAATTCGGTGAGCATAATAATACCCACCAATGCACTTAGTTGCGGTGCTATTGCCGCATTAGCATCAATAAACGGGGGTAATAGCGAGATCATAAATGCCCAACCCTTGGGATTGGCAATGGCCGTTATAAATCCTTGAGACATTAATGCATACGGGTGCACATTTGGTAGTGTGTTGTTGTCAGCTAAATGCGCTTTTGCGCGCCACATATTGAACCCGAGCCAGATAAGATAGGCGCCGCCAAGGTATTTTAATCCTTGGAATAACTGAGGATGTTGTAACATCAATGCCGCTACTCCGAGTGCAGAGGCAACTGCAACTAAAGCGACACCTGTTAATTCTCCCAACATCATCCAAAGCGTTCGGCGAACACCTATACTCATTCCCAGTGTCATGGCCAGCGTCATGCACATGCCAGGTGTAGCTGAAACCAGAAAAAAAGTCGGAATAAATGCTGCCAGCAGTGAGTAATTTTGCATCTGCAATCGTTGTGAAAACCAAAAGAGCCACTAGTCTAAACTGGTCAGTAGTGGAAACAAGTGCTTTCAGCTTTTGTGGGGCGGGGATTGATGCATTAGCAATTATTAATGAAGATTTTAGCTGAACACGTAAATTCATCATTGTGTGTTGTGACATTTTATGTCATAACACACACGAATTTAATGCAGGACAGCGCTTATTGAACCGCTGGTCGGACAAACATGAGGGACGATAGATGAGCAAACGTTGCCATGAGGTAGATTACGAAATCCTTGGCGAAAGTATGCAGCTGGTTGAAGTCGAGCTGGACCCCGGGGAGACTGTTATTGCTGAAGCTGGTGCTATGACATACATGGAAGAGGGCATTAGTTTTGAGGCTAGAATGGGCGATGGTTCTGCACCTGAATCGGGCTTTTTTGGCAAGCTGATGGGCGCAGGCAAACGCATGTTAACTGGCGAAAGTTTGTTTATGACCCATTTCACTAACCAGGGACATGGCAAAAAGCGAGTATCATTTGCGGCGCCGTATCCAGGTACAATTCTCGCAATCGATCTGGATGATGTGGGCGGGGAGCTGATTTTGCAAAAAGACAGCTTTCTTGCGGCGGCGCTAGGCACCCATGTCAGTATGAAGTTCAATAAAAAATTGGGGGCAGGGTTCTTCGGTGGTGAAGGATTTATTCTGCAAAGTCTTAAAGGTGATGGCATGGCATTCATTCATGCTGGTGGTACTTTGATTCGTAAGGAGTTACAGGGAGAAACATTACGAGTCGACACTGGCTGTCTGGTTGGCTTCACGCCAGGTATTGACTATGACATTCAGCGGGCCGGATCTTTGAAGTCGATGTTATTTGGTGGTGAAGGCTTATTTCTGGCCACGTTGCAGGGACACGGTACTGTATGGCTACAGAGCTTGCCATTTTCCCGTATGGCAGACCGTATTATTGCCCATGCGCCATCTATGGGAGGCTCTGACAGAGGTGAGGGGTCGGTACTTGGTGGTATTGGTCGGATGCTGGATGGCCGTTAACTGAAAAACCAAAGCACCGCATAGAGGCGGTGCTTTGGGTTAGCAAGATGCGGTTAATGAGCAAGAATATCGATTATCTGACGGGTCTTTTCCTGGAGCCTAAAGAGGGTTCCGTCAATATTAACCGTTATCAGTCCATTTTTATCTAGCGGTACTACCACTTTGGCGTGAC
This portion of the Shewanella yunxiaonensis genome encodes:
- the mqo gene encoding malate dehydrogenase (quinone), which codes for MLLTPLVSSGAPSKANATEETPVDVLLIGGGIMSATLGTFLQTLEPNWSMTMIERLDGVAKESSNGWNNAGTGHSALMELNYTPQQADGTVNIQKAIDINEAFQISRQFWAYQVSQNVLQKPHTFINSEAHISFVWGDTNVNFLRARYQALQSSTLFSGMEYSEDHEQIRKWAPLVMHGRDPSQKVAATRTDNGTDVNFGEITRQLIASLQKKPNFDLQLNTEVRDLQRNSDNSWTVTVADTKDHANKRKIRARFVFIGAGGAALRLLQKSGIPQAKDYAGFPVGGQFLVTENEDVVKLHSAKVYGRAEVGAPPMSVPHLDTRVLEGKKVLLFGPFATFSTRFLKNGSLLDLLKSTNKSNLMPMIRVGLDNFDLVKYLINQVRLSEDDRYEALKQYYPDAVKADWKLWTAGQRVQIIKRDPHKGGVLRLGTEVVSDELGTIAALLGASPGASTAAPIMLQLLKKVFPERVASLEWQSKLQQIIPSYGKRLDGDIEAIEHELAYTSQLLQLRRQAPCSVINIPEPDHSFMLPANNMADIAL
- a CDS encoding YbjQ family protein encodes the protein MKTSNTQTIAGYRVTETLGVVTGNVVRSKHIGRDIMAGLKTLIGGEIVGYTEMLAEAREEAMLRMLAQAENLHADAVVNVRFTTSAIAQGMSEMMAYGTAVKLGIEG
- a CDS encoding MFS transporter; its protein translation is MCDRRTATALLVAGTMFMEMLDATVITTALPAIARDFGAAAAHLSVGVSAYLVALTIFIPVSGWAADRFGARRIFMLAISIFTLASILCAASHNLGQFTLARILQGIGGAMMVPVGRLVVLRDMPKQRMVHAIAILTWPALVAPLLGPVLGGWIATHWSWHWIFLLNLPLGLIALVASWRLIPTLENHPMAFDTWGFILSGSGFGMFMAGIEACSRNDVSSQLSMMLLIAGILLLAVTTYYLRHCQNPLFNLDPLQIATFRISVIGGSVFRIAIASAPFLLPLMFQLGFGFSAVKAGTLLLWLFAGNLCMKTFTTWILNRYGFKKVLLVNGLLVSAGFAAMAMFTKATPEWLMTVVLFISGMNRSMHFTAINTLGFADVPNAKMRDANTLQAILVQMNIGTGIAVGALALAIAAMIHGSSSSVATAADFRVALWFICGLSMLAMIDFLTLPKDAGGTLLSRKTPV
- a CDS encoding aldo/keto reductase, which codes for MMKKVALGATGINIVPLVFGGNVFGWTIDEKTSIAILDAFVDAGFDAIDTADVYSAWAPNNQGGESETIIGRWLKAHPGMRDKLKIFTKVGSDMGHPGHKGLSATWIVKAVEDSLKRLQTDYIDLYFSHWPDPTVGYAETLGAYDKLLKAGKIRSVGASNLNADQLQASLDIAKAQHLPSYQVLQPEYNLYDRGSFEGPLQALCMRENIGVVTYYSLASGFLSGKYRSAADLGKSARGSGISKYLNEKGSRILTTLDEVSAQHGATPAEVALAWLIAADGVTAPIASATKTSHVKSFAKAMALPLSPAELSQLTVAGN
- a CDS encoding SDR family NAD(P)-dependent oxidoreductase, yielding MEIRLEGKSALVTASSSGIGFAIAKGLAGSGAAVVLNGRSDATLNAARNTLLKSYPNAQIKIVAADLATADGCEKLVNKVPKVDILVNNAGIYGPDDFFETNDATWEQYWQTNVMSGVRLSRAYLPTMQQQGWGRVVFISSESALNIPADMVHYGVSKTAQLALARGLAKRVAGSGVTVNSVLPGPTISDGFEHMMAEEVARTGKSIDTLATEFVMAHRPSSIIQRAASVEEVANMVVYVCSTLASATCGAALRVDGGVVDDIV
- a CDS encoding LysR family transcriptional regulator is translated as MDGLDDLPALRVFERVVSLGSLTAAAAALGLSLAATSKRLTNLEKRSGLQLVHRSTRRLSVTPEGQTLYQYAKRILTELQQAQEALLEQQQLISGSLRITAPNSFGHRHLLPLMGEFSQSYPHIMLQLVLSDDVKDMLAERLDIAVRYGTLPDSRLVARRLLSNSRILCASPEYVRQFGVPETLAELVQHRCIVIGTHRDTEWRFNAGSVHVSGHILCNDGEACHALALRGLGIVMKSYWDVADDLRTGHLLQLLPQLAVADAPISLVYPRSQDLAPRVKVFMDFIQEAMARLESRVKSPAVSTI
- a CDS encoding NAD-dependent succinate-semialdehyde dehydrogenase — encoded protein: MSYATVNPYTGELVKKFPDATDEQVEQALTDAHTAFLNWRETSFAHRGEILQRAAKILRDNKRKYAEVLTLEMGKVIGEAEAEVELSAQILEYYVKYAEKLLAPEKLPVADPAEGNATLVHEPLGTILAIEPWNFPYYQIARILAPQLSAGNTVILKHASNVPQAAAAFESLMRDAGLPHGAFQNLYATRSQIEKIINDPRVHGVALTGSEGAGAIVAAQAGKAMKKSTLELGGADAFVVLEDADMPKTVKWAVFGRHWNGGQVCVSSKRMIIVNKVYDQFLSQYTEGVAGLKAGDPMDPTTTLAPLSSQSAADEVKEKIRQAVAQGATATEVGPKVPESGAFVQPTILTNVTPDNPAFYWEFFGPVSMILRAKDEDDAVRIANDSPFGLGGSVFTSDLKRGEKVAHRISTGMVFVNHPTMVKADLPFGGIRNSGYGRELLGLGLKEFVNHKLVDVVDIDAPF